The Paenibacillus sp. FSL H7-0357 nucleotide sequence GCAGGCGCGAACGAATTGAAAAAGAATAATACCGCCTCTGTCGGACAATGTGCAGGAGTACTCTCCAAAGGTCTCCTGATGGGTGCACGGGGAAACTCTGGCGTTATTTTGTCACAGCTGTTCAGAGGTCTTGGACGTTCCGCAGCCCAATATGATGAATTGAACACGCAACAGTTCGCGGCAGCACTGCAGACCGGAGTGGATACGGCCTACAAAGCGGTGGTCAAGCCTGTAGAAGGCACTATACTCACCGTCGCCAAAGAAGCTGCCAGACATGCGGTATATTACGCTCGCCGCACGACAGACATTACGGAGCTTATGACGGAGGTCCTGGCCAAAGCCAAAGAGGCATTAGCCAATACTCCGGAACTTCTGCCTGTTCTGAAGCAGGTTGGCGTGGTTGACTCTGGCGGCCAAGGTCTGGTCTACATTTACGAAGGATTTCATCAGTATCTGACAAGCGGAGTCTCCGCATCTCCGGCGTCTGTACAAGGACAAGCTCCGGCACCTGCCGTTGTAACGGCACCTGTGCTCACCAAACCTGAGAATATATTGTCCTCCGTGCAGTCTTCTGCGCAATCCCAGCTGTCCACGGAAGATATCGAATTTTTATATGATATGGAATTTTTCATCAACCGCCAGCTTGGCGCAGCCGTGAAAGCGGATTTTGATGAGGAAGCTTTTCGGAAAGCGTTGTCAGTTAATGGGGATTCAATCATCGTCATTTCCGATGACGACACGATCAAAGTGCATGTGCATTCCAAGACTCCTGGTGAAGTGATGAGCCTGGCATTGCTCTACGGCGAGATCACCCAGATCCATATTCTGAATATGCGTGAGCAGCATCGCGATCTGCTGACGACCGGTATGGATATCGCTCCAATGCCGGATCTGTTTGCAGATATCCCTAGCGAGAAGAGCACAGTGCCTGCCCCGGCGGTTCCTCCGGCGGACGATATGGCACCGTACGGCTTTATCGCCGTATCCTCCGGCGGCGGGATTACCGATATTTTCAAAAGCCTCGGGGTCGATGCGGTTCTAGCAGGCGGACAGACCATGAATCCCAGTACGGAGGATTTCGTAAATGCGATCTCATCCATCTCTGCGAAGCATGTTTATATTCTGCCTAACAACTCCAACATCGTGCTTGCCGCACAGCAGGCTAAAGAGCTGCTTGAGGACGAACGGGATATCACGGTGATTCCGAGCAAGAGCATCCCGCAGGGAATTGCCGCTGCATTTGCCTTCCAGGAAGATGATGCAGTGGATGCCAATACAAGCAACATGCTGGAAGCCATCGCACATGTGAAATCCGGCCAGGTTACGAACGCCGTACGTGATACCGTGATTGAAGAGCTGGAGATCAAATCCGGACAGTATATCGGTATTTCCAATTCGAAGATCGTTGCTGCTTCCGATGAATTGCTCGCTGCAAGCAAGCAACTGCTCACAAGCATGCTGGAGAACGGCGACGAGATCGTTACAGTTCTGACCGGTGCTGAAGCAGAAGCGGAAGTGACCGCGTCACTCAGCAGCTGGCTGGAAGAGGCTTATCCTCAGGTTGAAGTTGAGGTTCATGAGGGCGGGCAGCCGCTGTATTATTATGTTTTCTCGGTAGAGCCATAGGCGGAGACTGAATTCCTTCTGTCAGCATCAAAGCATACTCCGCCTCGTGCGGACTGCTTAATCATAGTTTGGGGAGGAAACCCATGAATCGTACCGTAATTGTCACAGACAGCACCTCAGATATTCCGCCGGCTCTGGCGGAAGCATACGGCATTGAGGTCGTGCCGCTGACATTAATGTTCGGCGAGGAAGCGTACAGGGACAATGTGGATATGACACCGGAGCAGTTCTATGAGCGTCTTCCCCACTCAGCGAAGCTGCCGACCACATCTCAGCCGTCTCCGGTGGAATATATGAATTTGTATCGCAGTATTCTGGAGCGTCATCAAGGCAGTACGATTCTATCTTTTCATATATCATCCGGACTTAGCGGAACTTATCAGTCTGCAGTCCTGGCCAAATCGATGCTGGATGAGGAAGGGGACGCCATCACTGTGGTAGATTCCCTGTCCGCATCCTACGGTTTCGGATTTATGGTAGTGGAAGCGGCCAGAATGGCTAAAGAAGGTATAAGCCCGGAGGAGATTCTGACAGCCGTGGAGAAGCTGCGCCAATCGCGCAAACTTTATTTCCTGGTAGATACACTGGAATATCTGCAAAAGGGCGGCAGAATCGGCAAAGCATCCGCCATATTAGGCACGCTGCTGAATATCAAGCCGATTCTCTCCATTGATGCAGAAGGCATTATTTATGCGGTAGAGAAGGTCAGAGGCCGGAAGAAGGCAATAGCCCGCATGATCGAGCTGTTCAAAAACGATCTGCCGGGAGTGGACAAAATCAATGTGGCTGTGGGTCATACGGCTGAACCGGCTTACGGCGAAGAATTCCTGCAGGAATTAGCCGTGCACTTCACCCTGAATGAGAAAGTGCTGACCAACATCGGCCCTGTCGTAGGCAGCCATGTCGGCAACGGTACCTTAGCCGTATTCATTTGGCCCGCGTAAATAGGGGATGAACATGAACCTGTCTTTGGAAAAAATTGAAGTGAAGCAAATAACTGGCGTGAGCGCTCAAAAGCAATCCGAGCTCCACGCCTTTGGCGTTTTTACAGTAAAGGATCTGCTGGAGTATTACCCATTCCGTTATGAGGATTTCCGCCCCCGCTCGCTGAGTGAAGTGAAGCATGGTGACAAGGCTACCCTGGTGGCCAAGGTGATTGGCATCCCTGTACTTCAGCGGTTTGGCGGCAAGTCGCGCTTAAGCTGCAAGATGGTGGCTGAACCCTGGATGTTCACCGCTACATGGTTCAATCAGCATTATGTGCGCGAGCAGTTGACTGTAGGCCGGGAGATCGTGTTAACCGGTAAATGGGACCAGAAGCGCAGCCAGATTACGGTGACGGATTATGAGTTCCCGGACCGAGGGGAGGGCAAGACAGGCACCCTGCAGCCGGTATACTCTGTGGGCGGAAAGATTACCCAGTCCTGGATCCGCAAGGTTATTAACCAGGGCATGCAGCAGTTCGGAGAGATGATTCCGGAAATATTGCCGCACGTCATTATGCGAAAATATGATTTTATGCCCCGCAAGCGGGCCATAGCGACGATCCACCAGCCGGAGGATACACGCGAAGGGCAGCAGGGACGGCGCAGAATGGTGTATGAAGAGCTGTTTCTGTTCCAGCTTAAGGTGCAGGCCTTCCGGGTGCTGAACCACGGTAGAATGGACGGTGTAGTGCATACAGTTGATAACTCTACCGTCCGCTCCTTTGTGCGCAGTCTGCCGTTTGAATTGACGGATGCGCAGAAGCATGTAGAGCTGGAGATTCTGCAGGACATGCGGTCCGGTTACTGCATGAACCGGCTGCTGCAGGGGGATGTTGGCTCAGGCAAAACGGTGCTTGCGGCCATTGCGCTCTTTGCCACCGTGAGGTCGGGGTTTCAGGGCGCGCTGATGGTGCCGACGGAGATTCTGGCCGAGCAGCATATGCGCTCGCTGACCAAAATGTTTGAGCCGTTTGGCATCACGGTAGGCCTGTTGACGGGCAGTGTCTCAGGGCGCAAACGTAAGGATCTGCTGGCCTCACTGCAAATGGGCGTGCTGGACGTCGTGGTCGGCACCCATGCTTTGATACAGGATGATGTATTCTTCCGCGGGCTGGGGCTTGTGGTTACCGATGAACAGCACCGCTTCGGAGTGAACCAGCGCAGTGTCCTCCGGCGCAAAGGGTATAACCCGGATGTGCTGACGATGACGGCGACCCCGATCCCGCGGACATTGGCAATTACGGTCTTCGGGGATATGGACGTCTCGACTTTGTCAGAGCGGCCTAAAGGACGGGTTCCAATCACGACTTATTGGGTGAAGCATGATCTGATGGAGCGTGTGCTGAACCTGGTCAGCCGTGAGATTGATCAAGGCCGTCAGGCCTATCTCATCTGCCCCCTGATCGAAGAGTCGGAGAAGCTGGATGTGCAGAACGCGATAGACCTGCATGTCCAGATGTCCCAGGCCTTTCCGAACTATAAAGTTGGGCTGCTGCATGGACGGATGACGCCGGGTGAGAAAGATGAAGTGATGCGCGCCTTCTACAGCAACGAGCTTCAGCTGCTTGTCTCCACTACGGTCGTGGAGGTTGGCGTCGATGTTCCCAATGCCACGCTGATGATCATCATGGATGCGGACCGCTTCGGTTTGTCACAGCTGCATCAGCTGCGCGGGCGGGTCGGTAGAGGCCAGCATGCGTCATATTGTGTGCTTGTGGCTGATCCTAAGTCGGAGATCGGCCGGGAACGGATGACCGCCATGACCGATACGGACGACGGATTCGAGGTCTCCCGCCGTGATCTGGAGCTAAGAGGTCCGGGGGATTTCTTTGGTACGAAGCAAAGCGGTCTGCCGGAATTCCGGCTGGCGGACATGACTGCGGATTTTGAGACACTGGAGCAGGCGCGCGACGATGCTGCGGAGCTGCTGAAGGATTCTTCCTTCTGGACATCCCCAGATTATGCACCGCTGCGGAGCTATTTGCAGAACGAACAAATATTCCAGGGAGATATTATCGATTAATTAGGCACATGCGGCAACCTGCCCTCATATACTGTGAATGATTGGATATGACGGGAGGTGCTGCGCTTGGGTTATCAGCAATACGGAATCAGCCCGCAGCTGGTGGAACGCATCAAGCTGAAGATGAAGAATCCGGCAGTCAAGGAACGCATCAAAAATATGATTAACGGTATTTCCAAGCAAGAGCTGCAGGACACAGGAGTTGTGCGCAGGCTGGTACGCAATGCTGCGGCAGTTATGGGTGAGAAGCTGTCGTCAGCCCAGGAAGAGCAAATCGTGAAATTTGTGATCGCACAGAAGATTGATCCGAGCAATACGTTTCACCTGATCCGGTTATGGGGCATGTTCCGTTGAAGAAACGGGCGGTTGCTAGACCCGGATCTGGCAGATAGGAAAAGGCGTTCCCGCGCTGCAGCAGCGGGAACGCCTTTTTCATAGGTAATAGCCATTCACAGTTCAGGAAAGTCCGGCAGAGTTATCTTTCAGCTGATTTTTTTGCGGAAAAAATCGGCGATGCCCCGGCCCTGCGCTGCGCGCACGACAATGAGGCTGTCCTCGTCGCATTCCTTCACAATTGAAGTCAAAGTGGCTTCCTCCATCTTGCTGGCAAGACAGAAGAGCGTGCCTTTCTGTCCCTCCGGCCCGGAAGCCTGGACAAGTTTGGTCTCCCGCTCGAGCGATTGGTGGAGCGCTTTGGAGATTTCATCACAGTGGCTGCTGGTAATCCAGACAGCCCTGGAGCGCGATAGGTCCCGAAGCGAGATCCGGATGCCTTCAAAGGCCAGCAGATAGGCGATAATGCTGTACATCGCCTGATCCCAGCCAAACAGCACACCTCCGAATAGCAGAATGACACAGTTGAGCAGCATAATGACGGTTTCCGCCGATTTCGGCAAGCTGCCGCTTAGCAAGACATAACCCTGTTCACTGGTCTTGTTGCTGATGCCGCCGAAGCGGATTGAAATACCGATTCCAAAGCCAAGGCAGAGACCACCAG carries:
- a CDS encoding DAK2 domain-containing protein, which codes for MSKRSINGADFTAMVLAGAEKLQQHAEHVNSLNVFPVPDGDTGTNMNLTMTAGANELKKNNTASVGQCAGVLSKGLLMGARGNSGVILSQLFRGLGRSAAQYDELNTQQFAAALQTGVDTAYKAVVKPVEGTILTVAKEAARHAVYYARRTTDITELMTEVLAKAKEALANTPELLPVLKQVGVVDSGGQGLVYIYEGFHQYLTSGVSASPASVQGQAPAPAVVTAPVLTKPENILSSVQSSAQSQLSTEDIEFLYDMEFFINRQLGAAVKADFDEEAFRKALSVNGDSIIVISDDDTIKVHVHSKTPGEVMSLALLYGEITQIHILNMREQHRDLLTTGMDIAPMPDLFADIPSEKSTVPAPAVPPADDMAPYGFIAVSSGGGITDIFKSLGVDAVLAGGQTMNPSTEDFVNAISSISAKHVYILPNNSNIVLAAQQAKELLEDERDITVIPSKSIPQGIAAAFAFQEDDAVDANTSNMLEAIAHVKSGQVTNAVRDTVIEELEIKSGQYIGISNSKIVAASDELLAASKQLLTSMLENGDEIVTVLTGAEAEAEVTASLSSWLEEAYPQVEVEVHEGGQPLYYYVFSVEP
- a CDS encoding DegV family protein, which encodes MNRTVIVTDSTSDIPPALAEAYGIEVVPLTLMFGEEAYRDNVDMTPEQFYERLPHSAKLPTTSQPSPVEYMNLYRSILERHQGSTILSFHISSGLSGTYQSAVLAKSMLDEEGDAITVVDSLSASYGFGFMVVEAARMAKEGISPEEILTAVEKLRQSRKLYFLVDTLEYLQKGGRIGKASAILGTLLNIKPILSIDAEGIIYAVEKVRGRKKAIARMIELFKNDLPGVDKINVAVGHTAEPAYGEEFLQELAVHFTLNEKVLTNIGPVVGSHVGNGTLAVFIWPA
- the recG gene encoding ATP-dependent DNA helicase RecG, which translates into the protein MNLSLEKIEVKQITGVSAQKQSELHAFGVFTVKDLLEYYPFRYEDFRPRSLSEVKHGDKATLVAKVIGIPVLQRFGGKSRLSCKMVAEPWMFTATWFNQHYVREQLTVGREIVLTGKWDQKRSQITVTDYEFPDRGEGKTGTLQPVYSVGGKITQSWIRKVINQGMQQFGEMIPEILPHVIMRKYDFMPRKRAIATIHQPEDTREGQQGRRRMVYEELFLFQLKVQAFRVLNHGRMDGVVHTVDNSTVRSFVRSLPFELTDAQKHVELEILQDMRSGYCMNRLLQGDVGSGKTVLAAIALFATVRSGFQGALMVPTEILAEQHMRSLTKMFEPFGITVGLLTGSVSGRKRKDLLASLQMGVLDVVVGTHALIQDDVFFRGLGLVVTDEQHRFGVNQRSVLRRKGYNPDVLTMTATPIPRTLAITVFGDMDVSTLSERPKGRVPITTYWVKHDLMERVLNLVSREIDQGRQAYLICPLIEESEKLDVQNAIDLHVQMSQAFPNYKVGLLHGRMTPGEKDEVMRAFYSNELQLLVSTTVVEVGVDVPNATLMIIMDADRFGLSQLHQLRGRVGRGQHASYCVLVADPKSEIGRERMTAMTDTDDGFEVSRRDLELRGPGDFFGTKQSGLPEFRLADMTADFETLEQARDDAAELLKDSSFWTSPDYAPLRSYLQNEQIFQGDIID
- a CDS encoding stage VI sporulation protein F; protein product: MGYQQYGISPQLVERIKLKMKNPAVKERIKNMINGISKQELQDTGVVRRLVRNAAAVMGEKLSSAQEEQIVKFVIAQKIDPSNTFHLIRLWGMFR
- a CDS encoding YitT family protein; this translates as MKKRLRGEYTPPQHKGIRILSVIGGGLLAAVGLELFLIPHKLVPGGIAGLSALLAHLTEMRLGLFLFLFNLPFILLSRRQIDIRFALYTMLGLICLTIGSLALHHFPAVVSEPLAAAIAGGLCLGFGIGISIRFGGISNKTSEQGYVLLSGSLPKSAETVIMLLNCVILLFGGVLFGWDQAMYSIIAYLLAFEGIRISLRDLSRSRAVWITSSHCDEISKALHQSLERETKLVQASGPEGQKGTLFCLASKMEEATLTSIVKECDEDSLIVVRAAQGRGIADFFRKKIS